One segment of Cyprinus carpio isolate SPL01 chromosome A17, ASM1834038v1, whole genome shotgun sequence DNA contains the following:
- the LOC109105121 gene encoding adenosine receptor A3-like codes for MSVCLSVSKCLHLNAHVNMQWTAVVYAALMTGSSICSVLGNLLLLLVVLLNRSLQTDTWVLTLSFCLCDLALGISTIPFGIHNSLSQVKSYPTKSATCKGSAFLFLLLQLASIHSLTWVTVDKFREICFALSYPVIFTAYRAKIILAMVWVYSILNAALPLFGFGSYVYSETKFLCVPSFKPSSIAFNMLFMVVGIIIPIVLMCSMYGYIVYIARNQVRRGTFVCNEDHCFYVPANNYFKSSIVMVTTIVCLLICWLPYIVICFYETLTGKESPQPASAVATWLVLFTSALNPWINSMTQMRYRAALRKTLNKIWQMFEYFRKNSLSQCTTIQPRLESNSFSSPAPSVPPALQTNNEPQQELTLV; via the exons ATGAGTGTTTGTCTTTCTGTCAGTAAATGTCTGCATTTGAATGCCCATGTAAACATGCAGTGGACGGCGGTGGTTTATGCGGCACTGATGACTGGTTCCAGTATCTGCTCCGTGTTGGGGAACTTGTTATTACTGTTGGTGGTGTTACTCAACCGAAGCTTGCAAACGGACACCTGGGTTCTCACACTGAGCTTCTGTCTATGTGATCTGGCGCTGGGCATCTCCACCATCCCTTTCGGTATCCATAACAGCCTTTCTCAAGTCAAGAGCTACCCCACCAAGAGCGCCACCTGCAAGGGCAGtgcctttctgtttttattgctcCAGCTTGCCTCAATCCATTCGCTCACCTGGGTGACTGTCGACAAGTTCAGAGAGATCTGCTTCGCACTCAGCTACCCCGTGATCTTCACAGCATACAGGGCCAAAATCATCCTCGCAATGGTGTGGGTCTACAGCATCCTCAACGCAGCTCTGCCACTCTTTGGTTTTGGTAGTTACGTCTACAGCGAGACAAAGTTCCTCTGCGTTCCCAGCTTCAAACCGTCCAGTATTGCCTTCAACATGCTCTTCATGGTGGTGGGAATCATTATTCCCATTGTACTGATGTGCTCAATGTATGgatatatagtgtatatagcCAGGAACCAGGTGCGACGAGGGACGTTTGTTTGCAACGAAGACCATTGTTTCTACGTGCCAGCCAATAATTACTTCAAAAGCTCCATAGTAATGGTGACTACCATAG TGTGCCTGCTCATTTGCTGGCTGCCATACATCGTTATCTGCTTCTATGAGACACTGACGGGAAAAGAGAGCCCGCAGCCTGCCTCGGCTGTTGCCACATGGCTCGTACTCTTCACTTCAGCTCTTAACCCATGGATCAACTCCATGACTCAAAT GAGGTACAGAGCAGCGCTGCGCAAAACCCTGAATAAAATCTGGCAGATGTTTGAGTATTTTCGTAAAAACTCCCTCTCCCAGTGCACAACCATACAGCCACGCCTCGAGAGCAACAGCTTCTCTTCGCCAGCTCCCAGTGTACCTCCGGCACTACAAACAAACAACGAACCCCAACAGGAACTCACACTAGTTTGA